In Aspergillus luchuensis IFO 4308 DNA, chromosome 1, nearly complete sequence, the following are encoded in one genomic region:
- the GGC1 gene encoding putative mitochondrial GTP/GDP transporter Ggc1 (BUSCO:EOG09263JTO;~COG:C;~EggNog:ENOG410PF7V;~InterPro:IPR018108,IPR023395;~PFAM:PF00153) — MSPAMAQAGAGSAAKDVKRESATARLLGSGTAGIAELMVFHPVDTISKRLMSNQTRITSTAGLNQVVFKEYANASFGGKFTSLFPGLGYAAGYKVLQRIYKYGGQPFARDYLAQHWGSDFDNAFGKGTGKAIMHATAGSLIGIGEIVLLPLDVLKIKRQTNPEAFRGRGLFKIISDEGMGLYRGAGWTAARNAPGSFALFGGSAFAKEYIYSLKDYNTASWSQNFVASICGASASLVVSAPLDVIKTRIQNRNFENPESGFRILSNMVKNEGVTSFFKGLTPKLLMTGPKLVFSFWLAQTLIPAFGQVV; from the exons ATGTCTCCCGCTATGGCCCAAGCCGGTGCTGGCTCTGCCGCTAAGGATGTTAAGAGAGAATCCGCGACTGCTCGTCTTCTGGGTTCCG GAACTGCCGGAATTGCCGAGTTGATGGTCTTCCACCCT GTTGATACTATCTCCAAGCGATTGATGAGCAACCAGACTCGG ATTACCTCCACCGCCGGTCTGAACCAGGTTGTCTTCAAGGAATACGCCAACGCCTCTTTTGGCGGAAAGttcacctccctcttccccggTCTGGGTTATGCCGCCGGTTACAAGGTTCTCCAGCGTATCTACAAGTACGGTGGTCAGCCTTTCGCTCGCGACTACCTCGCTCAGCACTGGGGTTCCGACTTCGACAATGCTTTCGGCAAGGGTACCGGCAAGGCCATCATGCACGCCACTGCTGGAAG TTTGATCGGTATCGGAGAGATTGTCCTCCTGCCCCTGGACGTCCTCAAGATCAAGCGTCAGACTAACCCCGAGGCTTTCCGTGGCCGTGGTCTGTTCAAGATCATCTCCGATGAGGGTATGGGTCTCTACCGTGGTGCTGGCTGGACTGCCGCCCGTAACGCTCCCGGATCTTTCGCT CTCTTCGGTGGTTCCGCTTTCGCCAAGGAGTACATCTACTCCCTGAAGGACTACAACACTGCTTCCTGGAGCCAGAACTTCGTTGCCTCCATCTGCGGTGCCAGTGCCTCCCTGGTTGTGTCGGCTCCTCTGGATGTGATCAAGACCCGTATCCAGAACCGCAACTTCGAGAACCCCGAGTCCGGCTTCCGCATCCTGTCCAACATGGTCAAGAACGAGGGTGTCACCAGTTTCTTCAAGGGTCTGACGCCCAAGCTCCTGATGACCGGACCCAAGCTCGTTTTCAGCTTCTGGCTGGCTCAGACGTTGATCCCCGCCTTCGGCCAGGTTGTT